From the Neoarius graeffei isolate fNeoGra1 chromosome 1, fNeoGra1.pri, whole genome shotgun sequence genome, one window contains:
- the LOC132888868 gene encoding uncharacterized protein LOC132888868 isoform X2 — MHLPSVGNEESEPFSKKRWDTFCKCCSDWKETDGIERTIVENTEPLQHLECEDLPSGTGFHPTCYRWFVDKKRIATARKRQTAKAESAQQRISSPKLLRSRTEGSGQQQLQHTKRRKTETTLGSSGTEKSRILPPVCIICKKIDRFITAKGKRTRAKLVKAETVDGANVGMSCRALTSTLLNWSADNV; from the exons ATGCACCTCCCGTCAGTTGGAAATGAAGAGTCTGAACCGTTTTCGAAAAAGAGGTGGGATACATTCTGTAAATGTTGTTCTGACTGGAAGGAAACTGACGGGATTGAGCGGACAATTGTCGAGAACACTGAACCACTACAACATCTCGAATGTGAAGATCTACCGAGCGGTACAGGCTTTCATCCTACTTGTTATCGATGGTTTGTCGACAAGAAGCGAATAGCTACCGCTAGAAAGAGGCAGACAGCCAAAGCTGAGTCGGCTCAACAGAGGATTTCCTCTCCAAAACTATTACGATCTAGAACAGAGGGTTCTGGCCAACAACAACTACAGCACACCAAAAGGAGGAAAACAGAAACAACGCTTGGATCGTCTGGTACAGAAAAAAGCCGCATATTACCACCTGTCTGCATAATATGTAAGAAAATCGACAGATTTATCACAGCCAAGGGTAAAAGAACAAGAGCTAAACTTGTAAAAGCTGAGACAGTTGATGGAG ccaATGTTGGAATgtcctgcagagccctgacctcaaccctgctGAACTGGAGTGCAGACAATGTGTGA
- the LOC132888868 gene encoding uncharacterized protein LOC132888868 isoform X1 gives MHLPSVGNEESEPFSKKRWDTFCKCCSDWKETDGIERTIVENTEPLQHLECEDLPSGTGFHPTCYRWFVDKKRIATARKRQTAKAESAQQRISSPKLLRSRTEGSGQQQLQHTKRRKTETTLGSSGTEKSRILPPVCIICKKIDRFITAKGKRTRAKLVKAETVDGGLLRNAAEAKKDESVLVHIREKDCIAIEVRYHRPCYADYTKFLTRKQPAG, from the exons ATGCACCTCCCGTCAGTTGGAAATGAAGAGTCTGAACCGTTTTCGAAAAAGAGGTGGGATACATTCTGTAAATGTTGTTCTGACTGGAAGGAAACTGACGGGATTGAGCGGACAATTGTCGAGAACACTGAACCACTACAACATCTCGAATGTGAAGATCTACCGAGCGGTACAGGCTTTCATCCTACTTGTTATCGATGGTTTGTCGACAAGAAGCGAATAGCTACCGCTAGAAAGAGGCAGACAGCCAAAGCTGAGTCGGCTCAACAGAGGATTTCCTCTCCAAAACTATTACGATCTAGAACAGAGGGTTCTGGCCAACAACAACTACAGCACACCAAAAGGAGGAAAACAGAAACAACGCTTGGATCGTCTGGTACAGAAAAAAGCCGCATATTACCACCTGTCTGCATAATATGTAAGAAAATCGACAGATTTATCACAGCCAAGGGTAAAAGAACAAGAGCTAAACTTGTAAAAGCTGAGACAGTTGATGGAG GTTTGTTGCGAAATGCTGCCGAGGCAAAAAAAGATGAAAGCGTGCTTGTACATATTCGTGAAAAAGACTGTATAGCAATTGAGGTCCGCTACCACAGACCATGCTATGCTGACTACACCAAGTTTCTTACAAGAAAACAACCTGCTGGATAG